In Desulfovibrio sp. X2, a genomic segment contains:
- the glmS gene encoding glutamine--fructose-6-phosphate transaminase (isomerizing): MCGIIGYSGHRPAVPVCMEGLRRLEYRGYDSAGVAFPNRGGLTVIKEPGKLGMLEQALEKAGNVLGATSALAHTRWATHGVPNQVNAHPHTDASGKLAMVHNGIIENFAELKQELAHKGVTFQTETDTEVLVKLVGEYRKECATMREALSRALTRAEGAYAVVLVSADHPGRLWAARKQSPLVLGVGVGENFLASDVPAFLPYTREVVFIDDGEMVIIDADRWQILDVATLAPKEKEVKTITWDVQSAQKGGYKHFMLKEIFEQPKVIRDCLAGRIGQRTQSVKLPELEGLPLPGRLVIVACGTSYYAGLWGKYVIEKLARVPVDVAIASEFRYADPILSEGEQVLVVSQSGETADTLAGLRLAKEQGIPVIGLCNVVGSSVARESDHVLYTQAGPEISVASTKAMCSQMVMLLLLALSYAARKGVLDEEESGALVRGLQEMPGLLEESLPAMRESAKALARMYAEADSFLYLGRGACYPLALEGALKLKEISYIHAEGYAAGEMKHGPIALIDPRFPTFAIALADDLFGKVRSNLIEVKARGGKIIALTNPGVELEIDHPWFLPKVAGPLGAFTVLPAVQLFAYEIADYLGKDVDQPRNLAKSVTVE; the protein is encoded by the coding sequence ATGTGCGGCATCATAGGATATTCCGGTCATCGTCCGGCCGTGCCCGTGTGCATGGAAGGGCTGCGCCGCCTCGAATACCGCGGCTACGACTCGGCGGGCGTGGCCTTCCCGAACCGGGGCGGGCTCACGGTGATCAAGGAGCCGGGCAAGCTCGGCATGCTCGAGCAGGCCCTGGAGAAGGCGGGCAACGTGCTCGGCGCCACCTCGGCCCTGGCCCACACCCGCTGGGCCACGCACGGCGTGCCCAACCAGGTGAACGCCCACCCCCACACGGACGCCTCGGGCAAGCTCGCCATGGTCCACAACGGGATCATCGAGAACTTCGCCGAGCTCAAGCAGGAGCTCGCGCACAAGGGCGTGACCTTTCAGACCGAGACCGACACCGAGGTGCTGGTCAAGCTGGTGGGCGAGTACAGGAAGGAGTGCGCCACCATGCGCGAGGCCCTCTCCCGCGCGCTCACCCGCGCCGAGGGCGCCTATGCCGTGGTGCTCGTCTCGGCCGACCACCCGGGCAGGCTCTGGGCCGCGCGCAAGCAGAGCCCCCTCGTGCTCGGCGTGGGCGTGGGCGAGAACTTCCTGGCCTCGGACGTGCCCGCCTTCCTGCCCTACACCCGCGAGGTGGTGTTCATCGACGACGGCGAGATGGTGATCATCGACGCCGACCGCTGGCAGATCCTGGACGTGGCCACGCTGGCGCCCAAAGAGAAGGAAGTGAAGACCATCACCTGGGACGTGCAGTCGGCCCAGAAGGGCGGCTACAAGCACTTCATGCTCAAGGAGATCTTCGAGCAGCCCAAGGTGATCCGCGACTGCCTCGCGGGCCGCATCGGCCAGCGGACGCAGAGCGTGAAGCTGCCCGAGCTGGAGGGCCTGCCCCTGCCCGGACGGCTCGTGATCGTGGCCTGCGGCACGTCGTACTACGCCGGGCTGTGGGGCAAGTACGTCATCGAGAAGCTGGCCCGCGTGCCCGTGGACGTGGCCATCGCCTCGGAGTTCCGCTACGCCGATCCGATCCTGTCAGAGGGCGAGCAGGTGCTCGTGGTCTCGCAGTCCGGCGAGACCGCGGACACCCTGGCGGGGCTGCGCCTGGCCAAGGAGCAGGGCATCCCCGTGATCGGGCTGTGCAACGTGGTGGGCTCGAGCGTGGCGCGCGAGTCCGACCACGTGCTCTACACCCAGGCGGGCCCGGAGATCAGCGTGGCCTCCACCAAGGCCATGTGCTCGCAGATGGTCATGCTCCTGCTCCTGGCGCTGTCCTACGCGGCCAGGAAGGGCGTGCTCGACGAGGAGGAGAGCGGCGCGCTCGTGCGCGGCCTCCAGGAGATGCCGGGCCTGCTCGAGGAGAGCCTGCCCGCCATGCGCGAGAGCGCCAAGGCCCTCGCGCGCATGTACGCGGAGGCGGACAGCTTCCTCTACCTCGGCCGCGGGGCGTGCTACCCCCTGGCGCTGGAAGGCGCGCTGAAGCTCAAGGAGATCAGCTACATCCACGCGGAAGGCTACGCCGCGGGCGAGATGAAGCACGGTCCCATCGCGCTCATCGACCCGCGCTTCCCGACCTTCGCCATCGCGCTCGCGGACGACCTCTTCGGCAAGGTGCGCAGCAACCTCATCGAGGTCAAGGCGCGCGGCGGCAAGATCATCGCCCTGACCAACCCCGGCGTGGAGCTCGAGATCGATCATCCCTGGTTCCTGCCCAAGGTCGCCGGGCCGCTCGGCGCCTTCACCGTGCTCCCGGCGGTGCAGCTCTTCGCCTACGAGATCGCGGACTACCTGGGCAAGGACGTGGACCAGCCGCGCAACCTCGCCAAGAGCGTGACCGTGGAGTAG
- a CDS encoding RNA-binding protein, with protein sequence MYYVEIRGLPSFLARRVLLSDQLHGKKVQGEDDMANAQLFKTIAGIFVPQTTSVNNAGAAAYSLDPRHALAQYVATGTLGGTFYASASDELDVVLELVREVEPEFVAKAAIYSRECGFMKDMPALLCAWLSVAAPELLPVVFDRVIDSGRMLRNFVQIMRSGVLGRKSLGSRPKRLVRNWLAARSEEALLRASVGTSPSLADVVRMVHPKPADGTREAFYGWLVGRKTDCAKLPGLVREYEAYKDTKQGLPPAVPFQMLASLGLGRKEWGEIARTASWTMTRMNLNTFARHGVFEDQAMVDLVARRLADPGEVRKARVFPYQILAACMAGNADIPGEIREALQTALEISLEAVPALEGKVYVCPDVSGSMRCSVTGSRGSATSSIACVDVAGLVAAAVLRRNPKAEVLPFDYNVVPMRINARDSVLTNAGRFRTVCGGGTNISAPLSHLNSRKARGDLVILISDNESWVDAGSTRGTELMRQWALFRKRNPRARLICMDIAPNRSTQALEREDILNIGGFSDTVFSLMSLFAGGLLHKNRWIGTIEDIAL encoded by the coding sequence ATGTATTACGTCGAAATTCGCGGCCTTCCATCGTTTCTGGCACGCCGCGTGCTTTTGTCCGATCAACTGCACGGCAAAAAGGTGCAAGGAGAGGACGACATGGCCAACGCACAGCTGTTCAAGACGATCGCCGGGATATTCGTTCCCCAGACCACCAGCGTCAACAACGCTGGGGCCGCGGCATATTCGCTCGACCCCAGGCATGCCCTGGCCCAGTACGTGGCCACGGGCACCCTCGGCGGTACCTTCTACGCCTCGGCCTCGGACGAACTCGATGTCGTGCTTGAGCTGGTCAGGGAGGTAGAGCCCGAATTCGTGGCCAAGGCCGCGATATACAGCCGGGAATGCGGTTTCATGAAGGACATGCCCGCGCTGCTGTGCGCCTGGCTGTCCGTGGCCGCCCCCGAACTGCTGCCCGTGGTCTTCGACCGCGTCATCGACAGCGGCAGAATGCTGCGCAACTTCGTGCAGATCATGCGCTCCGGCGTGCTGGGCAGAAAGTCCCTGGGCTCCCGTCCCAAGCGGCTGGTGAGGAACTGGCTGGCGGCCCGGTCCGAGGAGGCTTTGCTGCGCGCGTCGGTGGGCACGTCTCCTTCCCTGGCAGATGTCGTCCGGATGGTTCACCCGAAGCCCGCCGACGGGACCAGGGAGGCCTTCTACGGCTGGCTCGTCGGTCGGAAGACGGATTGCGCGAAGCTGCCCGGCCTGGTGCGCGAATACGAAGCATACAAGGATACGAAGCAGGGCCTGCCGCCCGCGGTGCCGTTCCAGATGCTCGCCTCCCTCGGCCTCGGAAGGAAGGAATGGGGCGAGATCGCCCGCACTGCGAGCTGGACCATGACCCGCATGAACCTCAATACCTTTGCCCGGCACGGGGTGTTCGAGGATCAGGCAATGGTCGATCTGGTGGCGAGACGTCTGGCGGATCCGGGCGAGGTGCGCAAGGCCCGGGTCTTCCCGTACCAGATCCTCGCGGCCTGTATGGCCGGAAACGCGGATATCCCGGGCGAGATCCGGGAGGCCTTGCAGACCGCCCTGGAGATCTCCCTGGAAGCCGTGCCCGCCCTGGAAGGCAAGGTCTATGTATGTCCGGACGTCTCGGGGTCCATGCGCTGCTCGGTCACGGGCTCTCGTGGCAGCGCGACTTCGTCGATCGCCTGCGTGGATGTGGCGGGGCTTGTCGCGGCAGCGGTGCTGCGCAGGAACCCGAAGGCCGAGGTCCTGCCCTTCGATTACAATGTCGTGCCCATGCGGATCAATGCGCGCGACAGCGTGCTGACGAATGCGGGCAGGTTCAGGACCGTATGCGGCGGGGGGACCAACATCAGCGCTCCTCTGAGTCACCTGAACAGCCGCAAGGCGAGGGGAGACCTCGTCATCCTGATCTCGGACAACGAATCCTGGGTGGACGCGGGCAGCACCAGAGGAACCGAACTGATGCGCCAGTGGGCCCTGTTCAGGAAGCGTAACCCGCGCGCCCGCCTGATCTGCATGGACATCGCGCCCAATCGCAGCACCCAGGCCCTGGAGCGGGAAGACATCCTGAACATCGGCGGCTTCTCCGACACCGTGTTCAGCCTCATGAGCCTCTTCGCCGGCGGACTTCTGCATAAGAACCGCTGGATCGGGACAATCGAAGACATTGCGCTGTAA
- a CDS encoding XTP/dITP diphosphatase, with the protein MTPSTIVLATRNKGKIAELAALLEGLSVAVKGLSDYPEIPEIPEDGATFEENALIKARAVCKATGLPALADDSGLAVDALSGAPGVYSARYSGEGATDERNNAKLLEALRGLPEDGRACRFVCCMALVAPDGRETTVRGEWEGRVAEAPRGEGGFGYDPLFVDLASGRHAAELTREEKNARSHRGKALRALLDVWPAFWGATA; encoded by the coding sequence GTGACCCCATCAACCATCGTCCTGGCCACGCGCAACAAGGGCAAGATCGCCGAACTCGCGGCCCTGCTCGAGGGGCTTTCCGTCGCGGTCAAGGGCCTGTCCGACTATCCCGAGATCCCCGAGATCCCCGAAGACGGCGCGACCTTCGAGGAGAACGCGCTGATAAAGGCCCGCGCCGTGTGTAAGGCCACCGGCCTGCCCGCCCTGGCGGACGACTCCGGCCTCGCCGTGGACGCGCTTTCCGGCGCGCCCGGCGTGTATTCCGCCCGCTACTCCGGCGAGGGCGCCACGGACGAGAGGAACAACGCGAAGCTCCTCGAGGCCCTGCGCGGCCTGCCCGAAGACGGGCGCGCCTGCCGTTTCGTCTGCTGCATGGCGCTGGTTGCGCCGGACGGGCGCGAGACCACCGTGCGCGGCGAATGGGAAGGCCGCGTGGCCGAGGCGCCGCGCGGCGAGGGCGGCTTCGGCTACGACCCCCTGTTCGTGGACCTCGCCTCCGGCCGCCATGCGGCCGAGCTCACGCGCGAGGAGAAGAACGCGCGCAGCCACCGCGGCAAGGCCCTGCGCGCCCTGCTCGATGTCTGGCCCGCCTTCTGGGGCGCAACAGCTTAA
- the rimO gene encoding 30S ribosomal protein S12 methylthiotransferase RimO, translating into MKAIPVYVVSLGCPKTRVDTEAFLTALGPVRPVDDPRKARLIFVNTCGFIAPAVEESVTTVLDLAAGAAKARGRQRPLLAAAGCLVSRYGREQLAAELPEVDLWLPLADMAAWPGLVLAALGEERAPDAAPRRATTPAGYAYLKIAEGCGHACTFCTIPQIRGQLASAPLPVLLDEARALVAPREEGGQGVPELVLVAQDLTAWGRDTAGPERLAELVEGLARLEGLSRLRLMYLYPAGLTDELLARLADVGGPLVPSFDIPLQHAHPEILSRMGRPFATDPRRVVDRVRARFPEAALRTSLIVGFPGETEEHVKTLLDFVADVRFHSLGVFAYQAEDGTPAAGMPDQVAMEEREERRGRVMEAQRKISAGILAAYEGQYLDVVVDEASPEWPGLFLGRTWFQAPEVDGVTYVSGPDVAEGRVVRALIHEAHDYDLVAISE; encoded by the coding sequence ATGAAGGCCATTCCCGTATATGTCGTCTCCCTGGGCTGCCCCAAGACCAGGGTGGACACCGAGGCGTTCCTCACCGCCCTCGGCCCGGTGCGCCCCGTGGACGACCCGCGCAAGGCGCGGCTCATCTTCGTCAACACCTGCGGCTTCATCGCCCCGGCGGTGGAGGAGTCGGTGACCACGGTCCTGGACCTCGCGGCCGGAGCGGCCAAGGCCAGGGGGCGGCAGCGGCCGCTGCTGGCAGCGGCGGGCTGCCTGGTCTCGCGCTACGGCCGCGAGCAGCTCGCGGCCGAGCTGCCCGAGGTGGACCTCTGGCTGCCCTTGGCCGACATGGCCGCCTGGCCCGGCCTGGTGCTCGCGGCGCTGGGCGAGGAGCGCGCCCCGGACGCGGCGCCGCGCCGCGCGACCACGCCCGCGGGCTACGCCTATCTGAAGATAGCCGAGGGCTGCGGCCATGCCTGCACCTTCTGCACCATCCCCCAGATCCGAGGGCAGCTCGCCAGCGCACCGCTGCCCGTCCTCCTGGACGAGGCGCGGGCCCTCGTGGCGCCGCGCGAGGAAGGCGGCCAGGGCGTGCCCGAGCTGGTCCTGGTGGCCCAGGACCTGACGGCCTGGGGACGCGACACGGCGGGCCCCGAGCGGCTGGCCGAGCTGGTGGAGGGGCTGGCCCGCCTGGAGGGGCTTTCGCGCCTGCGCCTCATGTACCTCTACCCGGCCGGGCTCACGGACGAGCTGCTCGCGCGGCTCGCGGACGTGGGCGGCCCTCTCGTGCCCTCCTTCGACATCCCGCTGCAGCACGCCCACCCGGAGATACTCTCGCGCATGGGCAGGCCCTTCGCCACGGACCCGCGCCGCGTGGTGGACCGCGTGCGCGCCCGCTTCCCCGAGGCCGCGCTGCGCACGAGCCTCATCGTCGGCTTCCCGGGCGAGACCGAGGAGCACGTAAAGACGCTCCTGGACTTCGTGGCCGACGTGCGCTTCCACTCGCTCGGCGTCTTCGCCTACCAGGCCGAGGACGGCACGCCCGCAGCAGGCATGCCGGACCAGGTGGCCATGGAGGAGCGCGAGGAACGCCGCGGCCGGGTCATGGAGGCGCAGCGGAAGATCAGCGCCGGGATCCTCGCGGCGTACGAGGGTCAGTATCTTGACGTGGTGGTCGACGAAGCCTCCCCGGAATGGCCCGGACTTTTCCTCGGACGCACCTGGTTCCAGGCCCCCGAGGTGGACGGCGTGACCTACGTGAGCGGGCCCGACGTGGCCGAAGGCCGCGTGGTCCGGGCCTTGATACATGAGGCACATGATTATGATCTTGTCGCCATATCGGAGTGA
- a CDS encoding nitrogen regulation protein NR(II), whose product MSEQVEGGTGCVHTVAVAGSGPEFEKLLRLLRNGIGFDMAAELRLVAAVPESGADSLASNLPGLPLLSSVGDLAATFPDLDVLFVLGNTSLSELARALVPSHTLVFGLAETLFFLTLFDPERLCISCRLDLTRTRSLFEAVMDEVREDLILMDADGRIVDVNKHVWERRGTRREDYVGRLPWEAFSGHDRLCAGPEDDCPALRTLRSGKKAETMHTYVDGEGRLHYFRVATYPIQDVQGRLTHVAEMRRDVTERTRMEQRLQQSERLASIGELSTYLAHEIRNPLFAISGFANSLMRNESLDETSREKAGIILQESKRLDGILKSILNFARPTEGAAGRADVNEVARQTMEVMTLDCEKLGITARLDLSEGLPLAKGDPELLKQSLINLVKNAKEAMPEGGDLVIRSGLKRGRVTLAVADTGVGIPKDNLVKVFNPFFSTKDKGAGLGLAMIKKIIDDLGGDVAIESLEGKGTTVTLALPPLLGGEDGPGLASAVAGSVAPGFSPGGGLGGGA is encoded by the coding sequence ATGAGCGAACAGGTCGAAGGCGGGACCGGGTGTGTGCACACCGTGGCCGTGGCCGGGAGCGGCCCGGAGTTCGAGAAGCTTCTGCGCCTGCTGCGCAACGGGATCGGCTTCGACATGGCGGCCGAGCTGCGCCTCGTGGCCGCCGTGCCCGAGAGCGGCGCGGACTCCCTGGCGAGCAACCTGCCCGGGCTGCCCCTGCTCTCCTCGGTGGGCGACCTGGCCGCCACCTTTCCCGACCTCGACGTGCTCTTCGTGCTGGGCAACACCTCGCTCAGCGAGCTGGCCCGCGCCCTGGTGCCCTCCCACACCCTGGTCTTCGGCCTGGCCGAGACGCTCTTCTTCCTGACCCTCTTCGACCCCGAGCGGCTGTGCATCTCCTGCCGCCTGGACCTGACCCGCACCCGTTCCCTCTTCGAGGCGGTCATGGACGAGGTGCGCGAGGACTTGATCCTCATGGATGCGGACGGCCGCATCGTGGACGTCAACAAGCACGTCTGGGAGCGGCGCGGCACCCGGCGCGAGGACTACGTCGGCAGGCTGCCCTGGGAGGCCTTCTCCGGCCACGACCGCCTCTGCGCGGGGCCCGAGGACGACTGCCCGGCCTTGCGCACCCTGCGTTCGGGCAAGAAGGCCGAGACCATGCACACCTACGTGGACGGTGAAGGGCGGCTGCACTACTTCCGCGTGGCCACCTACCCCATCCAGGACGTCCAGGGCCGCCTGACCCACGTGGCCGAGATGCGCCGCGACGTGACCGAGCGCACGCGCATGGAGCAGCGGCTGCAGCAGTCCGAGCGGCTGGCCAGCATCGGCGAGCTCTCCACCTACCTGGCCCACGAGATCAGGAACCCGCTCTTCGCCATCTCCGGCTTCGCCAACTCGCTCATGCGCAACGAGAGCCTGGACGAGACCTCGCGCGAGAAGGCGGGCATCATCCTGCAGGAGTCCAAACGGCTGGACGGCATCCTGAAGAGCATCCTCAACTTCGCGCGGCCCACCGAGGGCGCGGCCGGGCGGGCAGACGTCAACGAGGTGGCCCGCCAGACCATGGAGGTCATGACGCTCGACTGCGAGAAGCTCGGCATCACGGCGCGCCTCGATCTCTCCGAGGGGCTGCCCCTGGCCAAGGGCGACCCGGAGCTGCTCAAGCAGTCGCTCATCAACCTGGTGAAGAACGCCAAGGAGGCCATGCCCGAGGGCGGCGACCTGGTCATCCGCAGCGGGCTCAAGCGCGGCCGGGTCACGCTCGCCGTCGCCGACACGGGCGTGGGCATCCCCAAGGACAACCTGGTCAAGGTCTTCAACCCCTTCTTCTCCACCAAGGACAAGGGCGCGGGGCTCGGGCTGGCCATGATCAAGAAGATCATCGACGACCTCGGCGGCGACGTGGCCATCGAGAGCCTGGAGGGCAAGGGAACAACCGTCACCCTGGCCCTGCCGCCGCTGCTCGGCGGCGAGGACGGGCCCGGCCTGGCCTCGGCCGTGGCCGGGAGCGTGGCGCCGGGATTTTCTCCCGGCGGCGGCCTGGGTGGCGGGGCCTGA
- a CDS encoding GNAT family N-acetyltransferase yields the protein MGELRIAEWDAAHCRGVIGLISRIQREEYGLPITPEQQPDLTDVPGFYRQGRGNFWVALETGAAARGPGSADEVVGTIALKDIGGDAAALRKMFVRADRRGRGPDGSPGVARSLLAHALDHARAVGLRSLFLGTTPFFLAAHKFYARNGFREIDPAELPPTFPLMHVDTKFFRMDL from the coding sequence ATGGGCGAGCTGCGCATAGCCGAGTGGGACGCGGCGCACTGCCGGGGCGTCATCGGCCTCATCTCGCGCATCCAGCGCGAGGAGTACGGCCTGCCCATCACCCCGGAGCAGCAGCCGGACCTCACGGACGTGCCGGGCTTCTACAGGCAGGGGCGCGGCAACTTCTGGGTGGCGCTGGAGACGGGCGCGGCCGCGCGCGGGCCCGGCTCGGCCGACGAGGTCGTCGGGACCATCGCGCTCAAGGACATCGGCGGCGACGCGGCCGCGCTGCGCAAGATGTTCGTGCGCGCCGACCGGCGGGGCCGCGGCCCGGACGGGAGCCCCGGCGTGGCCCGCTCCCTGCTCGCCCACGCCCTCGACCACGCGCGCGCCGTGGGGCTGCGCAGCCTCTTCCTCGGCACCACGCCCTTCTTCCTGGCCGCGCACAAGTTCTACGCGCGAAACGGCTTCCGCGAGATCGACCCCGCCGAGCTCCCGCCCACCTTCCCCCTCATGCACGTGGACACGAAGTTCTTCCGCATGGACCTCTAG
- a CDS encoding response regulator, translating into MDTAPAVSRNTPVSVLVVEDQPVMQLFYRKALAPMGRRCFELLFASSVRKALEIIESERSGPGVAYALLDWSLPDGTAGDVLDRLREREKSPRIMLVSALSAHHVVPAAASADMVDAVLAKPVGLRLLRRCWKHFVCPLSPHHMSDGCCITPPDPQQAGSPGYAALLPADRPLWVRG; encoded by the coding sequence ATGGACACAGCCCCAGCCGTTTCCCGAAACACGCCGGTGAGCGTTCTCGTGGTCGAGGACCAGCCGGTCATGCAGCTTTTCTACCGCAAGGCCCTGGCGCCCATGGGACGGCGCTGCTTCGAGCTGCTCTTCGCCTCCAGCGTGCGCAAGGCGCTCGAGATCATCGAAAGCGAAAGAAGCGGCCCGGGCGTGGCCTACGCCCTGCTCGACTGGTCCCTGCCCGACGGAACCGCGGGGGACGTCCTCGACCGGCTCAGGGAACGGGAGAAAAGCCCCCGCATCATGCTCGTCAGCGCCCTTTCGGCGCACCACGTGGTTCCGGCCGCGGCGTCCGCCGACATGGTGGACGCCGTGCTCGCCAAGCCCGTGGGCCTCCGGCTGCTCAGGCGCTGCTGGAAACACTTCGTCTGCCCCCTCTCTCCGCACCACATGTCCGACGGCTGCTGCATCACCCCCCCCGATCCGCAGCAGGCCGGATCTCCGGGCTATGCGGCGCTCCTCCCGGCCGACCGCCCCCTGTGGGTGCGGGGCTGA
- the rtcR gene encoding RNA repair transcriptional activator RtcR produces MESRKKTVALSILGTTLDAGMGRGRWKRWRPTVAICQHEDLPIDRLVLLHGHDHAELAQRIAEDIRLVSPETDVVVHVVDFANPWDFEEVYATLLDFSERYPFAPDREDYLINITTGTHVVQICLFLLAEARQLPGRLLQTRPPMSKAPGSTGSYSVVDLDLSKYDKIAMRFRQRAEDDISFLKAGIETRNRAFNDLIERLERVASRSSEPILLTGPTGAGKSTLAKRIFELKKARRLISGSFVEINCATIRGDAAMSALFGHKKGAFTGALASRAGLLRRADAGLLFLDEIGELGLDEQAMLLRALEEKRFLPVGADTEEESAFQLIGGTNKDLQDEVAKGNFREDLLARINLWTFRMPGLRERPEDIEPNLGFELDRYARKTGKRVSFNKEARERFLAFATSSEALWKANFRDLGGALIRMATLAQGGRITLDVMEEELGRLRQAWKGESRGDQHAVLEEVLGSERAAELDLFDKAQLAQVVTVIRGSRSLSEAGRSLFAVSRARRKSVNDADRLAKYLARFGLSWDDCRA; encoded by the coding sequence ATGGAGAGCAGGAAGAAGACGGTGGCCCTGAGCATCCTGGGCACCACCTTGGACGCGGGCATGGGGCGTGGGCGCTGGAAGCGCTGGAGGCCCACGGTCGCCATCTGCCAGCACGAGGATCTGCCCATCGACCGGCTCGTGCTGCTGCACGGGCATGACCACGCCGAGCTCGCGCAGCGCATAGCCGAGGACATCCGCCTCGTCTCTCCGGAAACCGATGTCGTTGTGCACGTCGTCGATTTCGCCAACCCATGGGATTTCGAGGAGGTCTACGCCACTCTGCTCGATTTCAGCGAACGGTATCCCTTCGCTCCCGACAGGGAGGACTACCTGATCAACATCACCACGGGAACGCATGTGGTCCAGATATGCCTCTTCCTCCTTGCCGAAGCCCGCCAGCTTCCGGGACGCCTGCTCCAGACCCGCCCTCCCATGAGCAAGGCCCCCGGCAGCACGGGCAGCTATTCCGTCGTGGATCTGGACCTGTCCAAATACGACAAGATAGCCATGCGTTTCCGGCAGCGGGCGGAGGATGACATCTCGTTTCTCAAGGCGGGAATCGAAACGCGCAACCGGGCGTTCAATGACCTCATCGAACGTCTCGAGCGGGTCGCCAGCCGCTCCAGCGAACCGATCCTGCTGACCGGGCCGACGGGGGCGGGCAAGTCCACGCTGGCGAAACGGATATTCGAGCTGAAAAAGGCCAGGCGGCTCATTTCCGGCTCTTTCGTCGAGATCAATTGCGCCACCATTCGTGGGGACGCGGCCATGTCCGCCCTGTTCGGCCACAAGAAAGGCGCCTTCACCGGGGCCCTCGCCAGCCGCGCCGGTCTGCTGCGCAGGGCCGATGCCGGTCTGCTCTTCCTGGACGAAATCGGCGAGCTCGGGCTGGACGAGCAGGCCATGCTCCTGCGCGCCCTCGAGGAGAAGAGGTTCCTGCCCGTCGGAGCGGACACCGAGGAGGAGAGCGCGTTCCAGCTCATCGGGGGCACGAACAAGGATCTTCAGGACGAAGTCGCCAAGGGGAACTTCAGGGAAGACCTCCTGGCGCGGATCAACCTGTGGACGTTCAGGATGCCTGGCCTCCGGGAGCGCCCCGAGGATATCGAGCCCAACCTTGGCTTCGAATTGGACCGCTACGCCCGGAAGACGGGCAAGCGGGTCTCCTTCAACAAGGAGGCACGGGAAAGGTTCCTCGCGTTCGCAACCTCCTCGGAGGCCCTATGGAAGGCCAATTTCAGGGATCTCGGCGGTGCGCTGATCCGTATGGCCACGCTTGCGCAGGGGGGCAGGATCACCCTCGACGTCATGGAGGAGGAGCTGGGGAGGCTCAGGCAGGCATGGAAGGGCGAAAGTCGCGGAGATCAGCATGCCGTACTGGAGGAAGTGCTCGGCAGCGAGCGGGCGGCGGAGCTGGATCTCTTCGACAAGGCGCAACTCGCGCAGGTCGTGACGGTCATCCGCGGCAGCAGGAGCCTTTCCGAAGCGGGGCGCTCTCTGTTCGCCGTCTCCCGTGCACGACGCAAGAGCGTCAACGACGCGGATCGGCTGGCCAAGTATCTTGCCAGGTTCGGGCTGTCATGGGACGACTGTCGTGCGTAG
- a CDS encoding phage regulatory CII family protein, whose product MRQAEVNHEFDYPRLRALIAAMVRGNPRRTPKELAAMLGKSYSTLCREINPHDSGAKLGLEDFVRLTQITRDYAPMRFVAVESGFLSVRHAGTEATGRGLSGDPLAMEVARQFFQTMERYLEMQAGGGRGEVRSAFLRTFEEFCHLALHWKQGIEESRR is encoded by the coding sequence ATGCGCCAGGCAGAAGTGAATCATGAATTCGACTATCCGCGATTGCGTGCCCTGATCGCCGCCATGGTCAGGGGCAACCCGCGCCGCACGCCCAAGGAGCTCGCCGCCATGCTCGGCAAGAGCTACAGCACCCTGTGCCGGGAGATAAACCCGCACGACAGCGGGGCCAAGCTGGGCCTCGAGGACTTCGTGCGCCTGACGCAGATCACGCGCGATTACGCGCCCATGCGCTTCGTCGCCGTGGAGAGCGGGTTCCTCTCCGTGCGCCACGCCGGGACGGAGGCCACGGGCCGCGGGCTGTCCGGCGATCCCCTGGCCATGGAGGTGGCGCGGCAGTTCTTCCAGACCATGGAGCGCTATCTGGAGATGCAGGCCGGAGGCGGCCGGGGCGAGGTCCGCTCGGCCTTCCTCAGGACCTTCGAGGAGTTCTGCCACCTCGCCCTGCACTGGAAGCAGGGCATCGAGGAGTCGCGTCGCTGA